The sequence TTCATTATGACCTAACTTTCACCGGTTTTACATTTTCCTTCACTATTCATTGTGCACAACTAGGAATCCCTTAATTATGCATATAGCATAAAACAGGATCACGGGCCATGCTTGTTTGATAAGAAGTTATTTTTGTTCTCTGTTTTATTATTGTGTGTACGACTAGTTACTAAGCAAGAAAATAAAGACACAACCACCCAAGCATGATGTTTTTGCTGTAAATAAGATGAACAATCGGTTCTTTGGCCCATGTCACTAGGGAAGAAATTGGTCTGACGTATCAACTTACTGAGAACCTTAAAGGTGTTAAATCTCTGCCTTTGCATTTCTCTCTGCAACTTCAGTTGGAGCCTTGCAAATTGTGCATCAACCGCATCAAACCACATTTTGATGAGGCATAGCTTGTGTTTGCGTCCCTACCATTTGTACTTCATAAACATCCTATGAAATTGCTAGCAAggtgttcttgttgatgatggttTGACGACAAGACATGCCTTTTCAACACCTGATAGTAAATCTTGTGTCTAAAGTCTCTGCTGCCCTGTTTCCACATGCATATTGTCTAGTGCTTTCTGTAGATAGTATCTGTAGCGCTTGCATGAATCCTTCGTACTATGATATCAAGCAAGGCTGTTGCCAGGTTTCACCTCTAGCCTACTCCAAGTCCCCAATTTGCATGGGGCTAAAAGACTTTATTGTTTCTGTTGTAGGTCGAAGATGCTACTGTGGTCTACCATGACAGTACATTCAAATCCAGAAGATGGCACTTTCCCTCACACAACTTCACGGTATCTCTTATCTGGGCACCGTTCCTTGTCAAGGCCAAAATATTTGAGGATGACGATGGAGTTTCAACTGCTGATCTTCAGCTGCACCTTGATGTTCTCGAGACAAACTGGGCTAGTCAGTGGGAGAGCTTTGACTACGTCGTGATATCCACAGGCCAGTGGTTCTTAAAAACTGCAGTCTACTGGGAGAATGGAGCTGAGATTGGCTGCCACTCCTGCAAGAACAAAAACCTGAAAGAGATGGCCCCAGAGTACTCCTTCCGCAAGGCACTCAGCGCAGCCTTCCGGTTCATCGTATCCTCACCTCACAAGCCAGTGGTCTTCTACAGGACATGGACGCCTTCACATTTCGAGCACGGCGAGTGGTTCAGTGGTGGGACTTGTAACAGGACGTCACCATTCAAGCCAGGGGAGGCTGGCGACAGGGAATCGGACAATAAGATGTGGAAGATCGAGAGAGAAGAGTTTGACAAGGCGGTGGCGAACAAAGGGCCTAATGGCAGTGCTGACTGTCTGAAACTGCTCGACACATTTGAGCTCTCGCTGCTGCGGCCTGATGGACACCCTGGGCCTTACAGAACATACCATCCTTATGAGAAAGGGATGACTGCCAAAGTCCAAAATGACTGTCTGCACTGGTGCTTGCCTGGCCCTATCGATGCGGGGAACGACATCATCATGCAGATGCTGGCGAAGGACTGAAACTTCCTCAGGTGGCACCTAACCGTGCCATCTGATTTCAACACCGATGTCGGTTCATGCCGCCTCGTCATACATATGTGCTCTGCTGCTCCAATTCGCAAATTCCAGGAGCCTATGTAGCATGGTTGTTCTTGAAGCAATCTTTCACCGTAGAGGGTTTATTAGCTGTTAGGGTGTGATGGAAAAGAGGGTATAATACGACTGTTGGTCGTATTATACCATGATAGACTGGGAAAGGTGCGCCTATTATCTGTGCTCTGTAGCGCGTGATATTCTGTAGCGAATGTACGCATCTAAAACTTTAGTCTGCAAAGGCATACAGTGGTGAACTGAACAAGTTTTCCCGTTGCCATACAGCTGGAGTACATAATAATATGATAATATGTAAACAGTAACAGTTATTCGAAGCTGACTATGGTTGTATACTTTTAGATGTTCATAGGATGGCACCTGTATCAGGTGTTCCGAGTAATGAGCACAACTATTCGTGCAAAACTGCAAAATGTACATTCAAATACTCGGAACAAAATGTCATCTTAAAATAATGATGTAAAATTACTCAATCCAAGGACGGATctagattgtaaaattatccaatcTCCATGcttcttggatgttgatctgatgacccaaattgaagttttcatagtttgcacgaaAAAATTAGTTTGCACTTGATATATTCCCATAAAATAAAGGGGGAAAAAGTCTGGTGGCCCTTCTTGCAAATAGAACGCCATTATGCACATCCTTTGAGATGTCAAGTGCCACGTGCCCACATCAACTCAGGTTGCAGAGAATATATCCTTTGCTGGCGCAGATATAAGATGTTTAGAAACTCAATACGAACAATTCGTGATCCTTTTATACCATG comes from Panicum virgatum strain AP13 chromosome 4K, P.virgatum_v5, whole genome shotgun sequence and encodes:
- the LOC120704742 gene encoding protein trichome birefringence-like 24, with the protein product MGMEWPPAPTPALQLQRKAAAVGGSALKLLLFVILAGLALRLLAGPAAYLLPPTAAPDGAARLVAAPGIGRTGGGGTPPSEADDLIFAVTGSGPLTAPDKKEGSPGKNCNLFHGEWVPHLSGPAYTNASCRFIESPQNCMTNGRPDSDYLYWRWKPYGCDIPLFDSKEFLDGMRGKHWALIGDSILRNHMQSLLCLVSKVEDATVVYHDSTFKSRRWHFPSHNFTVSLIWAPFLVKAKIFEDDDGVSTADLQLHLDVLETNWASQWESFDYVVISTGQWFLKTAVYWENGAEIGCHSCKNKNLKEMAPEYSFRKALSAAFRFIVSSPHKPVVFYRTWTPSHFEHGEWFSGGTCNRTSPFKPGEAGDRESDNKMWKIEREEFDKAVANKGPNGSADCLKLLDTFELSLLRPDGHPGPYRTYHPYEKGMTAKVQNDCLHWCLPGPIDAGNDIIMQMLAKD